From Cellulomonas dongxiuzhuiae, the proteins below share one genomic window:
- a CDS encoding ABC transporter permease gives MASDTLLAGSRRPPTTSRRAPWAAGHGTAPRRPLGRAPAAGGLVLLVAYAVLVPVLLPVDLDLVDYGTGATGPSPAHPFGTDLAGRDLFVRSAHGLRVSLVAALAGALGAVVVGAVVGAACALLGGRADRWGMRLVDGVNAVPHLLLGIVVAAALRGSLVTIVLVVAATHWTQTARLVRAELLALGAQDFYRAAVALGFTRRQLLRHHAAPRLATQLAVAFGLLVPHAVWHESTLTFLGLGLPPHQPSLGALLDLGQQALLSHAWWTLAAPAGLLVAVTVCLAGCLSGREGEHHA, from the coding sequence ATGGCCTCTGACACCCTGCTCGCCGGCAGCCGCCGGCCCCCGACCACCTCGCGCCGCGCACCCTGGGCGGCCGGCCACGGCACGGCCCCGCGCCGGCCCCTCGGGCGCGCGCCCGCGGCCGGCGGGCTCGTCCTGCTGGTCGCCTACGCCGTGCTGGTCCCGGTGCTGCTGCCCGTGGACCTCGACCTCGTCGACTACGGCACGGGTGCGACCGGACCCTCGCCGGCCCACCCGTTCGGCACCGACCTCGCGGGTCGCGACCTGTTCGTGCGCAGCGCGCACGGGCTGCGGGTCTCGCTCGTCGCCGCGCTCGCGGGGGCGCTGGGTGCCGTGGTCGTCGGTGCCGTGGTCGGGGCGGCCTGCGCGTTGCTCGGCGGTCGGGCGGACCGGTGGGGCATGCGGCTGGTCGACGGCGTCAACGCCGTGCCGCACCTGCTGCTGGGCATCGTGGTGGCGGCCGCGCTGCGCGGGTCGCTCGTGACGATCGTGCTCGTCGTGGCGGCCACGCACTGGACCCAGACCGCCCGGCTCGTGCGCGCCGAGCTCCTGGCGCTCGGCGCGCAGGACTTCTACCGCGCCGCGGTCGCGCTGGGCTTCACCCGGCGCCAGCTGCTGCGCCACCACGCCGCACCGCGCCTGGCGACGCAGCTCGCGGTCGCGTTCGGGCTGCTCGTGCCCCACGCCGTGTGGCACGAGTCGACGCTCACGTTCCTCGGGCTCGGGCTGCCGCCGCACCAGCCGTCGCTCGGTGCGCTGCTCGACCTGGGGCAGCAGGCGCTGCTGTCCCACGCCTGGTGGACGCTGGCCGCACCGGCCGGTCTGCTCGTCGCCGTCACCGTCTGCCTGGCCGGCTGCCTGTCCGGCCGCGAGGGGGAGCACCATGCCTGA
- a CDS encoding ABC transporter ATP-binding protein, giving the protein MPEPTPEHASASVAVRGLTVAHAGTVVLDGLDLDVVPGRVHVLLGESGAGKSTVVAALTGSLPRGAHVTGSATLVTDGRTTALVPAARHVHRLRGRVVGTAPQGAGAAFTPTATVAQQLREVQRAGGRGPRLGAAHPHRASDDAEQLAELAAAAGVDPAWLDRYPHQLSGGQLARLNLVAAMVNHPPVLLADEPTSGLDADATRTVGALLTSYARAGHAVLVITHDVALARQVADTITRLAAGRVVAQGSPDAVLHDLAPAVRTRPAVPADAPALAAHGVVVTRGGRAVVAPTDLVVHAGEVVGLTGPSGAGKSSLCAVLAQLEVPAAGHVTLAGRRVPGAGLALPPAQRRRVAWVSQHPRTAVDARLTLRRAIELPARLAGLDVDAAVPAAAVGLDPALLDRRPHEVSGGELQRACVARALALGPEFLVLDEVTSMLDDRTAADVLDTVHRVAAAGTGVLLVSHDVTALAGVCDRVLALRPTPDGAVVAPWQAGPAEAARPPVAATSAAGAPRGAVTA; this is encoded by the coding sequence ATGCCTGAACCGACACCCGAGCACGCGTCGGCGTCCGTGGCGGTGCGCGGCCTGACCGTCGCGCACGCCGGGACCGTGGTCCTCGACGGCCTCGACCTCGACGTCGTGCCGGGCCGGGTGCACGTCCTGCTGGGGGAGTCCGGCGCGGGGAAGTCGACGGTCGTCGCCGCGCTGACCGGGTCCCTGCCCCGCGGCGCGCACGTCACGGGCAGCGCGACGCTCGTCACCGACGGTCGCACGACCGCCCTGGTGCCCGCCGCGCGGCACGTGCACCGGCTGCGCGGCCGCGTCGTCGGCACCGCACCCCAGGGCGCGGGTGCCGCGTTCACCCCGACGGCCACGGTCGCGCAGCAGCTGCGCGAGGTGCAGCGCGCCGGGGGACGCGGCCCGCGCCTCGGCGCCGCGCACCCGCACCGCGCGTCCGACGACGCCGAGCAGCTCGCCGAGCTGGCCGCCGCCGCCGGTGTCGACCCGGCGTGGCTCGACCGGTACCCGCACCAGCTGTCCGGCGGGCAGCTCGCGCGGCTCAACCTCGTCGCCGCGATGGTCAACCACCCGCCGGTGCTGCTGGCCGACGAGCCGACGTCGGGGCTCGACGCGGACGCGACCCGGACCGTCGGCGCGCTGCTCACGTCCTACGCGCGGGCGGGGCACGCCGTCCTCGTCATCACGCACGACGTCGCGCTCGCCCGGCAGGTCGCGGACACCATCACGCGGCTCGCAGCGGGACGCGTCGTCGCCCAGGGCAGCCCCGACGCGGTGCTGCACGACCTCGCGCCGGCCGTGCGCACCCGGCCCGCCGTACCCGCGGACGCCCCGGCCCTGGCCGCGCACGGCGTCGTCGTGACCCGCGGCGGGCGGGCCGTGGTCGCACCGACCGACCTCGTGGTGCACGCGGGGGAGGTCGTCGGCCTGACCGGGCCGTCCGGTGCGGGCAAGTCGAGCCTGTGCGCGGTCCTCGCGCAGCTCGAGGTGCCGGCCGCGGGTCACGTCACCCTGGCCGGGCGGCGCGTGCCGGGCGCGGGCCTGGCGCTGCCGCCCGCGCAGCGCCGCCGCGTGGCGTGGGTCTCGCAGCACCCTCGCACCGCGGTCGACGCCCGGCTGACGCTGCGGCGCGCGATCGAGCTGCCCGCACGGCTCGCGGGCCTCGACGTGGACGCCGCCGTGCCGGCCGCGGCCGTCGGCCTGGACCCGGCGCTGCTCGACCGTCGTCCGCACGAGGTGTCGGGCGGGGAGCTCCAGCGCGCGTGCGTCGCGCGGGCGCTGGCCCTGGGCCCGGAGTTCCTCGTCCTGGACGAGGTCACGTCGATGCTCGACGACCGCACCGCCGCCGACGTGCTCGACACCGTGCACCGCGTCGCGGCAGCCGGCACGGGGGTGCTCCTGGTGAGTCACGACGTGACCGCGCTGGCCGGCGTCTGCGATCGTGTCCTGGCGCTGCGGCCCACCCCGGACGGGGCGGTCGTGGCACCGTGGCAGGCCGGCCCCGCGGAGGCCGCCCGACCACCCGTGGCGGCGACGTCCGCGGCCGGCGCCCCGCGCGGGGCCGTGACCGCATGA
- the argJ gene encoding bifunctional glutamate N-acetyltransferase/amino-acid acetyltransferase ArgJ yields the protein MTTTVAGFVGVTGNAGVKDGVPDVSLVHATGATTSSAVFTQSLFAGPSVELSRTGDLAALQAVVVVSGNANVATGEVGLADARALRDWAADRAGCAPEQVLVASTGVIGVPYPRQRMTERLAGLPAAEPVDLDAVARAIMTTDTTPKVATRDVGGARAVGIAKGVGMIEPDMATMLSFVYTDAEVPAADLDRIFRSVVARTYNAVSVDTDTSTSDTAAILASGAAGPVDLVELEAALLEVCTALVRMIASDGEGASTLIEVRVTGARDDAQAKLVGKAIVNSPLVKTAVHGADPNWGRVAMAIGKCTTETDIRQEAVRIAFGGLETYPTLPTPETRARLEEYLRRDEVVIEVDLGVAEGAFTVYGCDLTDGYIRINADYTT from the coding sequence ATGACCACCACCGTCGCAGGCTTCGTCGGCGTCACCGGCAACGCCGGTGTCAAGGACGGCGTCCCCGACGTCAGCCTCGTCCACGCCACCGGCGCCACCACGTCGTCGGCCGTGTTCACGCAGTCGCTGTTCGCCGGGCCGAGCGTCGAGCTCAGCCGCACCGGCGACCTGGCCGCTCTGCAGGCCGTCGTGGTCGTCTCCGGCAACGCGAACGTCGCGACGGGGGAGGTGGGTCTCGCCGACGCCCGCGCGCTGCGGGACTGGGCGGCGGACCGCGCCGGGTGCGCGCCCGAGCAGGTGCTGGTGGCGTCCACGGGCGTCATCGGCGTGCCGTACCCGCGCCAGCGGATGACCGAGCGGCTCGCGGGCCTCCCGGCGGCCGAGCCGGTCGACCTCGACGCGGTCGCGCGGGCGATCATGACGACCGACACGACCCCCAAGGTCGCGACGCGCGACGTCGGCGGGGCGCGCGCCGTCGGCATCGCCAAGGGCGTCGGCATGATCGAGCCCGACATGGCCACCATGCTGTCGTTCGTCTACACGGACGCCGAGGTGCCCGCCGCGGACCTCGACCGCATCTTCCGCTCGGTCGTCGCCCGCACCTACAACGCGGTCAGCGTCGACACCGACACCTCCACCTCCGACACCGCCGCCATCCTCGCGTCGGGCGCCGCCGGGCCCGTCGACCTCGTCGAGCTCGAGGCCGCGCTGCTCGAGGTCTGCACGGCGCTCGTGCGCATGATCGCGTCCGACGGCGAGGGCGCCTCGACGCTCATCGAGGTCCGCGTGACGGGCGCCCGCGACGACGCGCAGGCCAAGCTCGTCGGCAAGGCGATCGTCAACTCCCCGCTGGTCAAGACGGCCGTGCACGGCGCCGACCCGAACTGGGGGCGCGTCGCGATGGCGATCGGCAAGTGCACGACCGAGACGGACATCCGCCAGGAGGCCGTCCGCATCGCGTTCGGCGGCCTCGAGACGTACCCGACGCTGCCGACGCCCGAGACCCGTGCGCGGTTGGAGGAGTACCTGCGGCGCGACGAGGTCGTCATCGAGGTCGACCTGGGCGTCGCCGAGGGCGCGTTCACGGTCTACGGCTGCGACCTCACCGACGGCTACATCCGGATCAACGCGGACTACACGACCTGA
- the helR gene encoding RNA polymerase recycling motor ATPase HelR: protein MPLTTPAAPASGFALPPSRAAKADPALVARDERQFAALAATLAEQTAELRERIVRLRRAPGGHGQAALDRDQDIHRLSGRLRLLERFGIDLCLGRMVLEDSAEPVYVGRLGLTTSTGERLLVDWRSPAAEPYFAATLAHPMGLVSRRRYRWTEGRVTDYWDEVFTPEGYDQAAALDDQSAFIASLGASRSAHMRDVLGTLQADQDAIIRAPARTPLVVDGGPGTGKTVVAVHRAAYLLHSDPRLRDRHGRVLLVGPHRQYLSYVADALPGLGEEGVLTCTLRDLVPEGATALPEEDARVARLKASAAMVRAVEPAVRFSERPPTQGMRLMTPWGEVTLSADDWADAFDAPDPGIPHNEGRDQAWEALVEIIADGLADDVPTDQLRRALTRDRELTGIFNRAWPVLEAADVVADMWSVPAYLRLCAPWLTPEEVGLLQRDDPRAWTEADLPLLDAARRRVGDPEVSRRRRRRAAQVASEREFMSHVVDNLAAGDDSTLGVMHMLGGEDMRSALVDEAGLPTADPDLLAGPFAHVVVDEAQELTDAQWQMLLTRCPSRSVTIVGDRAQARHGFPESWTQRLERVGLRGVALTSLSINYRTPVEVMTEAEPVIRAAVPDANVPTSVRSTGVPVQYGSRADLASVVEDWLATHEGVAAVIGDPTFPAGPRVRALTPQTAKGLEFDLVVLVDPDGFGAGIEGAVDRYVAMTRTTQQLVVLTTDG from the coding sequence GTGCCCCTGACCACCCCCGCCGCACCCGCGTCGGGCTTCGCCCTGCCCCCGAGCCGTGCCGCCAAGGCGGACCCCGCGCTCGTCGCCCGTGACGAGCGGCAGTTCGCCGCGCTCGCCGCGACGCTCGCGGAGCAGACGGCCGAGCTGCGGGAGCGGATCGTTCGGCTGCGGCGCGCGCCCGGCGGTCACGGCCAGGCGGCGCTGGACCGGGACCAGGACATCCACCGGCTCAGCGGGCGGCTGCGGCTGCTCGAGCGGTTCGGCATCGACCTGTGCCTCGGGCGCATGGTCCTCGAGGACAGCGCCGAGCCCGTCTACGTCGGACGGCTGGGGCTGACGACGAGCACGGGTGAGCGGCTGCTCGTCGACTGGCGCTCCCCCGCGGCCGAGCCGTACTTCGCGGCAACGCTCGCGCACCCGATGGGCCTGGTGAGCCGTCGTCGCTACCGCTGGACCGAGGGCCGCGTCACGGACTACTGGGACGAGGTGTTCACGCCCGAGGGGTACGACCAGGCGGCGGCGCTCGACGACCAGTCGGCGTTCATCGCGAGCCTCGGCGCGAGCCGCTCGGCCCACATGCGCGACGTGCTGGGGACGCTGCAGGCCGACCAGGACGCGATCATCCGTGCCCCCGCGCGCACGCCGCTCGTCGTCGACGGCGGCCCCGGCACGGGCAAGACGGTGGTCGCGGTGCACCGTGCCGCGTACCTGCTGCACTCCGACCCGCGGCTGCGGGACCGGCACGGGCGCGTGCTGCTCGTCGGCCCGCACCGGCAGTACCTGTCCTACGTGGCCGACGCGCTGCCCGGGCTCGGTGAGGAGGGCGTGCTGACGTGCACGCTGCGGGATCTCGTCCCCGAGGGTGCGACCGCGCTGCCGGAGGAGGACGCGCGGGTCGCGCGCCTCAAGGCGTCGGCCGCGATGGTCCGGGCGGTCGAGCCGGCGGTGCGGTTCTCCGAGCGTCCCCCGACCCAGGGCATGCGCCTGATGACGCCGTGGGGCGAGGTGACGCTGAGCGCCGACGACTGGGCCGACGCGTTCGACGCGCCCGACCCCGGCATCCCGCACAACGAGGGCCGCGACCAGGCGTGGGAGGCGCTCGTCGAGATCATCGCCGACGGCCTCGCCGACGACGTCCCCACCGACCAGCTGCGCCGCGCCCTGACGCGCGACCGCGAGCTGACCGGGATCTTCAACCGGGCGTGGCCCGTGCTGGAGGCGGCCGACGTCGTCGCGGACATGTGGTCGGTGCCCGCCTACCTGCGGCTGTGCGCGCCCTGGCTGACGCCCGAGGAGGTCGGTCTGCTGCAGCGCGACGACCCGCGCGCGTGGACCGAGGCCGACCTGCCGCTGCTCGACGCGGCCCGTCGCCGCGTGGGCGACCCCGAGGTGTCCCGGCGTCGTCGCCGGCGCGCGGCGCAGGTCGCCTCCGAGCGGGAGTTCATGTCGCACGTCGTCGACAACCTCGCCGCGGGTGACGACTCCACGCTGGGTGTCATGCACATGCTCGGCGGCGAGGACATGCGCAGCGCGCTCGTCGACGAGGCGGGGCTGCCGACCGCCGACCCGGACCTGCTCGCCGGGCCGTTCGCGCACGTCGTCGTCGACGAGGCGCAGGAGCTCACCGACGCGCAGTGGCAGATGCTGCTGACCCGCTGCCCGTCGCGCAGCGTGACGATCGTCGGGGACCGGGCCCAGGCCCGGCACGGCTTCCCCGAGTCGTGGACGCAGCGGCTCGAGCGCGTCGGGCTGCGCGGCGTCGCACTGACGTCGCTGAGCATCAACTACCGCACGCCCGTCGAGGTCATGACCGAGGCCGAGCCCGTGATCCGCGCGGCCGTGCCGGACGCGAACGTGCCGACCTCGGTGCGCTCGACCGGCGTGCCGGTGCAGTACGGGTCGCGCGCCGACCTGGCGTCCGTCGTCGAGGACTGGCTCGCGACGCACGAGGGCGTCGCGGCCGTCATCGGCGACCCGACGTTCCCCGCCGGTCCGCGCGTGCGGGCACTGACGCCGCAGACCGCCAAGGGGCTGGAGTTCGACCTCGTCGTGCTCGTGGACCCGGACGGGTTCGGCGCCGGCATCGAGGGTGCGGTCGACCGGTACGTCGCGATGACGCGCACGACGCAGCAGCTGGTGGTGCTGACGACGGACGGGTGA
- a CDS encoding right-handed parallel beta-helix repeat-containing protein: MATVIHVSVHGSDDAVGTQDAPLLTIDRAAQLARPGDTVTVHAGTYREWVRPRRGGRSEDRRITYQAAPGEHVRITGSEQVTGWEPVGGGVWRVEVPNALFGEVNPFAVEVDGDWIVRPGRDDPKKHLGAVYLDGRRLGEVASVDAVADAPRRTEVVDDWTGTTVPVADPDWTPRVWHAEVGADVTTIHASFGDADPNAALTEINVRPTVFWPTDHHVDFITVRGFELAQAATQWAPPTANQPGLIGPNWARGWVIEDNDIHDATCSAVSLGKEASTGDNYASDRGDKPGYQYQLESVFSARQIGWDREHIGSHVVRRNHIHHCGQNAVVGHLGCVFSRIEDNHIHDIANDRDFYGHEIAGIKLHAPIDVVIANNRIHDCSLGIWLDWQTQGTRITRNVLWDNSRDLFIEVSHGPYVVDHNVLTSPVSVENHSQGGAYVRNLLCGTVGLKQMLDRATPYHRPHSTQVAGYALILTGDDRWIGNVFAGGDLDVAYAPTSWGRIGSQTGTGAYDGYPTSLEQYLTEMGDRWDGDHNRFGSRVQPYWSRGNVFVGGARPADVESDPLVLEGPARVEVVTQGDEVWLEVDVPGADAAVLDVITDLPPTRLVGAEFDDVDGSAVRFDTDLLGEPLDGSRPAGPLAGGLTGARLRLL; encoded by the coding sequence ATGGCAACGGTTATCCATGTCTCCGTCCACGGGTCCGACGATGCGGTCGGCACGCAGGACGCACCCCTGCTCACCATCGACCGCGCGGCCCAGCTCGCCCGCCCCGGTGACACCGTCACCGTGCACGCCGGCACGTACCGCGAGTGGGTCCGCCCGCGCCGCGGCGGCCGCAGCGAGGACCGCCGCATCACCTACCAGGCCGCCCCGGGCGAGCACGTGCGCATCACGGGCTCCGAGCAGGTCACCGGCTGGGAGCCGGTCGGCGGCGGCGTGTGGCGCGTCGAGGTCCCGAACGCGCTGTTCGGCGAGGTCAACCCGTTCGCCGTCGAGGTCGACGGCGACTGGATCGTCCGTCCCGGCCGCGACGACCCGAAGAAGCACCTCGGCGCCGTGTACCTCGACGGCCGCCGCCTCGGCGAGGTCGCGAGCGTCGACGCCGTCGCGGACGCCCCGCGCCGCACCGAGGTCGTCGACGACTGGACCGGCACGACCGTGCCCGTCGCCGACCCCGACTGGACGCCGCGCGTGTGGCACGCCGAGGTCGGCGCCGACGTCACGACGATCCACGCGAGCTTCGGCGACGCCGACCCCAACGCCGCGCTGACCGAGATCAACGTGCGCCCCACGGTCTTCTGGCCGACCGACCACCACGTCGACTTCATCACCGTGCGCGGCTTCGAGCTCGCGCAGGCCGCGACGCAGTGGGCGCCCCCGACGGCGAACCAGCCGGGCCTCATCGGCCCCAACTGGGCGCGCGGCTGGGTCATCGAGGACAACGACATCCACGACGCGACGTGCTCGGCCGTCTCGCTGGGCAAGGAGGCGTCCACGGGCGACAACTACGCCAGCGACCGCGGCGACAAGCCCGGCTACCAGTACCAGCTCGAGTCGGTGTTCTCGGCGCGGCAGATCGGCTGGGACCGCGAGCACATCGGCTCGCACGTCGTGCGCCGCAACCACATCCACCACTGCGGCCAGAACGCGGTCGTGGGCCACCTGGGCTGCGTGTTCTCGCGCATCGAGGACAACCACATCCACGACATCGCCAACGACCGCGACTTCTACGGCCACGAGATCGCGGGCATCAAGCTGCACGCGCCGATCGACGTCGTCATCGCGAACAACCGCATCCACGACTGCTCGCTGGGCATCTGGCTGGACTGGCAGACGCAGGGCACGCGCATCACGCGCAACGTCCTGTGGGACAACAGCCGCGACCTGTTCATCGAGGTCAGCCACGGCCCCTACGTCGTCGACCACAACGTCCTGACGTCGCCCGTGTCGGTCGAGAACCACAGCCAGGGCGGCGCGTACGTGCGCAACCTGCTGTGCGGGACCGTCGGCCTCAAGCAGATGCTCGACCGGGCGACGCCGTACCACCGGCCGCACTCGACGCAGGTCGCCGGGTACGCGCTCATCCTGACGGGCGACGACCGGTGGATCGGCAACGTGTTCGCCGGCGGCGACCTCGACGTCGCGTACGCGCCCACGTCGTGGGGCCGCATCGGCTCGCAGACGGGCACCGGCGCGTACGACGGCTACCCGACGTCGCTCGAGCAGTACCTGACGGAGATGGGCGACCGCTGGGACGGCGACCACAACCGCTTCGGCAGCCGCGTGCAGCCGTACTGGTCGCGCGGCAACGTGTTCGTCGGCGGCGCACGCCCCGCGGACGTGGAGTCCGACCCGCTGGTGCTCGAGGGCCCGGCGCGCGTCGAGGTCGTCACGCAGGGCGACGAGGTGTGGCTCGAGGTCGACGTCCCGGGCGCCGACGCGGCCGTGCTCGACGTGATCACCGACCTGCCGCCCACGCGCCTGGTCGGCGCGGAGTTCGACGACGTCGACGGCAGCGCCGTGCGGTTCGACACCGACCTGCTGGGCGAGCCGCTCGACGGCTCGCGTCCCGCGGGCCCGCTGGCCGGCGGTCTGACGGGCGCCCGGCTGCGCCTGCTCTAG
- a CDS encoding methyltransferase family protein, whose protein sequence is MTPEAATVTGLLLYLAGVVAAFGIRTWMHRRRTGSTGWRGLSGRPGSAEWWGGTMFAAAMLLGAAGPALAVAGVGPARVPLPSAVAWVGLVAGGLGFVGTLAAQAGMGASWRIGVDPAERTTLVTGGVFAVVRNPIFTAMATALVGVALLAPTAVTLAALVSLVVAVQLQVRVVEEPYLRHTHGAAYVDYTARVGRFVPGVGRARTRETEESGTRSP, encoded by the coding sequence ATGACGCCCGAGGCGGCGACCGTCACCGGCCTGCTGCTCTACCTCGCGGGGGTCGTGGCCGCGTTCGGCATCCGCACCTGGATGCATCGGCGGCGCACCGGCAGCACCGGGTGGCGCGGCCTGTCCGGCAGGCCGGGGTCCGCCGAGTGGTGGGGCGGCACGATGTTCGCGGCGGCGATGCTGCTCGGCGCCGCGGGGCCCGCGCTCGCCGTCGCAGGTGTCGGGCCGGCCCGCGTCCCCCTGCCGTCTGCGGTGGCGTGGGTCGGACTCGTCGCCGGCGGCCTCGGGTTCGTGGGCACGCTCGCCGCGCAGGCGGGCATGGGCGCGTCGTGGCGCATCGGGGTCGACCCGGCGGAGCGCACGACCCTCGTCACGGGCGGCGTCTTCGCGGTCGTCCGCAACCCGATCTTCACGGCGATGGCGACGGCCCTCGTCGGCGTGGCGCTGCTCGCCCCCACCGCGGTCACCCTGGCGGCGCTCGTCAGCCTCGTCGTGGCGGTGCAGCTGCAGGTCCGCGTCGTCGAGGAGCCGTACCTGCGACACACCCACGGCGCGGCGTACGTCGACTACACCGCTCGTGTCGGCCGCTTCGTCCCCGGCGTGGGACGTGCAAGGACTCGCGAGACCGAGGAATCGGGGACACGGAGTCCCTGA
- a CDS encoding ArsR/SmtB family transcription factor: MAMITAESDGDAPGGLEAAACLFRGFGDASRLLILQHLALGEHRVVDLTEHLGLAQSTVSKHLACLRDCGLVTSRPEGRSSMFRLTHPEALTDLLAAAERLLALTGDAVTLCPTTGSARTGR; encoded by the coding sequence ATGGCGATGATAACGGCAGAGAGCGATGGGGACGCGCCGGGCGGGCTGGAAGCCGCCGCGTGCCTCTTCCGCGGCTTCGGTGACGCCTCGCGCCTGTTGATCCTGCAGCACCTCGCTCTCGGCGAGCACCGCGTCGTCGACCTCACCGAGCACCTCGGCCTCGCGCAGTCGACCGTGTCCAAGCACCTCGCGTGCCTGCGCGACTGCGGCCTGGTGACCTCGCGTCCCGAGGGCCGGTCGTCGATGTTCCGGCTGACCCACCCCGAGGCGCTCACGGACCTGCTCGCCGCGGCCGAACGCCTGCTCGCGCTGACGGGCGACGCAGTCACGCTGTGCCCGACGACGGGCAGCGCGAGGACCGGCCGATGA